The nucleotide sequence CGGCGGCATGGAGAGCGTGGCGTCCTCGTGCAGCAGGGCGGTGAGGGAGTCCAGGTCATAGCGCTCGAAGGCGTCCACATAGCGGGCCAGCAGGGCGCGCTGCTCCTCGTCCAGCGGCTTGACCGGGTCGGAGTCGCTGAGCTCGCTCGCGGCGAGGGTGGCCCGGGCGCGCTGCAACGCGCTGTTGACGGACGCGACGGTGGTGCCCAGCAGCTCGGCGACCTCGCTCGCCTTCCACGCCAGCACCTCGCGCAGGATCAGCACCGCCCGCTGGCGGGGCGCCAGATGCTGCAGCGCGGCGATGAACGCCAGCCGCACCGCGTCCCGCTGGGCCGCCACCTCGGCGGGGTCTCCCCCGGCCGGCAGCACCTGGCCGTCCGGGACCGGCCCGATCCAGGTGGCCTCCGGCTGCTCGGCGAGCGCGGCCGGGAACGGGGTGGCCGCGGAGGTCAGATCCATGGGCCGGGCCCGGCGCTTGCTCCCGTTGAGCATGTCCAGGCAGACATTGGTGGCGATGCGGTACAGCCAGGACCGCAGCGCGGAGCGGCCCTCGAAGCGGTCCAGACCCCGCCAGGCGCGCACCATGGTCTCCTGGACGGCGTCCTCGGCCTCGAAGGCCGAGCCCAGCATCCGATAGCAGTAACCAGTCAGCTGCGTGCGGTACGGCTCCAACTGGAGCTCGACACCGGTCGCGCCGTCCACCGCCGCCACATCACTCATCGCCGCACCTCATCGCTCTTCGGACTCCCATGGGGCAAACGTAGCGGGCACCACTGACAATGGCGCCGACCTGCGGAGACGACAGACGCATCGGGCATCGGACGGGGTGATTCAGGCCACCGGGCGGGCGCTGACCGCGGCGGCGTGCACCTGTTGGCCGCCACTGGCGATCATCCGCACCTCCGCACGGTCGCTGATCTCCGCCCGCACGATGCCGGTGTCGTCCGCGTACACGGGGTGCCCGCCCGGACCGCTGCTGTCCGTACGGTGCACCACCACGACGTCCTCGGCCCCCGGGACGGCCGCATCCGCGAAGATCAGCTCATACCTCTCCGGGCTCCGCATCACGCCCTCCTCAGCACCGACCCGCCCTCGTCATCTCAAACCGGGACATTCAACACTATCGCTCGGGCCGGGTAGCGCAAGAGGTTCGGTGGTCACCGCGATGCGGCGGCGACCTCCGCCCCGTCGGCGGCGTCCGCGCTCTCCGCCGAGCCCTCCGCCTGATCCGTTTCAAGGGGCGTGCTATCGAGGCGCAGCAGCGGCGCCAGGATGGGGCCGAAGAGGGTGGCCGCGGTGATGGACCCCAGGGTGATGGCCCAGGCGACCGGGCCGAGCGGGGTGCAGTCGAAGAACTGGCTGACACCCGGGGTCTGGATGATGGCGGCGAGCACCGCGGCGGAGCCAAGGCCCGCGACCAGGACGTGCCGGTCCAGACCGCCCGTGGTCAGGGTCTGCGCGAGCTGGGTGCCGACCAGGGCGGCGAGCGCCACCGTACCGGCCCGGCGGCGTCTGCCGGTGACCCGGGCGCCGGTCCACGCCAGTCCGGCCCCGGCGGCCGTGATGACGCCCCGCAGCAGCATCTCCTTGGTCAGCGCCGCGCCCAGGGAGCGGCTCGGGCCCTCCTTGAGCAGCCGTTCACCGGTGTGCCCGGTCGGCTCGCGCACCGCGATGGCGAGCGCGGGCGCGAGGTCGGTCAGCAGGTTGACCAGCATGATCTGACGGGCGCTCAGGGGTGTGGTGCCGGTCAGGGCGGAGGTGGCCACACTGAAGGTGACCTCGCCGAAGTTGCCGCCGATGAGGATGGCGAGGGCCGCGCGGACCGAGGCCCACATGGCGCGCCCCTCCATCAGGGCCGAGACGATCGTCTCCAGGCGGTCGTCGGTGACGACCAGGTCCGCCGCGGCGGTCGCGGCGGGGGTGCCGCGCCGCCCCAGGGCGATCCCGACGTCCGCGAGCCGGATCGCGGGGGCGTCGTTGGCGCCGTCCCCGGTCATCGCCACCACCCGGCCGAGGCGCTGATACGCCTGGACGATGCGGACCTTGTGGTGCGGGCTGCACCGGGCGATCACATCCACCGTCGGCAGCAGCTCGTCCAGCTCCGCGTCGTCCATCTCGTCCAGCTCCGGACCGGTGCACACCTTCGGCTCGGGGAGATCCATGATGGGGGCGGCGATGGCGTCCGCGGTGGCGGGGTGGTCGCCGGTGAGCATCATGGTCTGCACACCCGACTCGCGCAGCCGCGCGAGGGCGGGGGCGGCGCTGGTGCGCACGGGGTCGGCGATGGCGATGAAGCCGAGGAAGTCCAGGTCCCGTACGGCCTCGTCGGACAGCTCCTCGCCCTCCCGCATCCGCCGCTCGGCCACCGCCAGCACCCGGCGTCCGGCGCCGGCCAGCTCCTCCGCGGTCTCGCCCAGCTTCCTGATGCCCTCCGCGTCCAGTTCGGTGGCCTGGCCGGTGCCCGGGGTGCGCCGCCGTGCGACCCGGTCCAGGACGCCCTCGGGCGCGCCCTTCACGCTGAGCAGCGGACCGTGCACGGTGCGCCCGGTGGTGGCGTGGTAGGCGCGGGAGGGTTCGAAGGGCAGCGCGTCGGTACGGCGCCAGCGGGGCGCTCCGCGCCGCACCCCGACCCCGGCCCGGCGCGCCCCGACGCTCACCGCGCGGTCGGTCTGGTGCGCCATGGGCTCGGACTGGCGGGCCGGCGGGGTCGCGCGCAGGGCGGCGGCGAGCACTGCCTTACGGGGCGCGTCGAGCCGGTCGGCGGGGAGCGGGCCGCCGCTGTCGCTGACGGCCGCGAGCTGGAGGTTGCCCTCGGTGAGGGTTCCGGTCTTGTCGAAGCACAGCACGTCGGCGCGGCCGAGCGCCTCGATGGTGCGGGGGTTGCGGACCAGGGCGCCGAGGTCGGCCAGCCGGCGGGCGGCCGCCAGCTGGGCCGCGTTGACCAGGAACGGGAGCCCTTCGGGGACGGACGCGACGGCCAGGTTGACGGCGGAGGCGAGGTTCTCGGTGAGCGGGAGGCCGTGCAGCAGCCCGGCGCCGGCGACCGCGGCGGCGGACCCGAGCGCGATGGGCACGCTGGACCGGGTGAGCGAGGTCAGCCGCGCCTCGACACCGGTGACGGGGGCGGCCTGGCGGGCGGTGGCCAGGCTCCGGCCGACCTCGGTGGCCGGTCCGGTGGCCACGACGACGGCCACGGCGCGCCCCGCGGAGACGGTGGTGCCCTCGTAGAGCATCGACCGGCGCTGGGTGATGTGCGCGCCGACGACCGGCGCCGGATCCTTGCTCACGGGCAGCGATTCGCCGGTCAGCGAGGACTCGTCGACCTCGAGCCCCTCGCCCTCCAGCAGGCGGCAGTCGGCGGGCACCACGTCCTCGGGGCCCAGCATGACGATGTCGCCGGGGACGAGGTCCCCGGCGGTCACGAGGCGTTCCGTACCGCCCCGGCGGACCCGGGCGCCGATCGCCGAGCGGGCGAACAGCTCGGCCAGGGCCCGCTCGGTCCTGACCCGCTGGAATCCGCCGACCAGGGCGGAGATGCCGGTGATGGCGGCCACCAGTGCGGCATCGGTGCGTGAGCCCACGGCGGCGGCCAGGGCGGCCCCGGCGGCGAGGACCGGGGTCAGGGGGTTGGCCAGCTCCTCGATGAACGCGGCGGGCAGGGTGGTGCGGGTGGGCTCGCCGCGGCGCGGCCCCAGCGCGGTGCGGGCGGTCGCCTCCTCCGGCGTGAGGCCGTCGTGGTCGGCCTCCAGGCGCTCCAGCACCCGGGGGACGGGCATCAGATGCCAGGGGGTGGTGGTCACCGGCGGGTCCATGGGGCGGGCGAGGAGCTGGCGCGCCCGCCAGTGGCCCAGGGCGAAGGCCAGGGTCCCCGCGGTGGTGCCCGCCGCCGCGGCGCGGGCGGTGGCCTGGTTCGGGGCTGCCTGGAGGGCGGCCACCGCGCCGACGGCGCTGCCGCCCCCGGACAGCAGGGCGCTCTCCCGGTCGACCCGCGCGGCCACGCCCACGGCGTCCACGATGAGCCCGGCCGACTCCAGGTCGGCGCCGACGAGCAGATGGGCGCCCCAGGCCGGGGGCTCGCCGTCCCGGTGCACGCCGACGCCGCAGTCGGCGGCTCCCAGGGCCCGGCGGTTGCCGGAGAGCAGCAGCACCACGGCACCGTCGGCCTGCAGGGACCGTACGGAGGCCACGAGGCGGCGGCCGGAGGGCACCACCGCGTCGGCGAAGGTGAAGCCCGTGGGATGGGGCCGGTCGGTGGCCAGGACGATGCGGGATCCTGCCCGGCGGGCGGCGGCCGCCACGGCCTCGGCGCCCGGCACGGTCTGCGGGGCGAGGCCCACCACCGCCTGGAGCGTGCTTCCCCGGGCCAGACCGAGCACCCGCTCGCTGCCCCTGCGGCGGAGCCGCGCCGCGGTCTGCTGCCCGGTGCGGCCCGTCAGCTCCAGCCGGTCCAGGGAGCCGAGTACCCATCCGTCGTCGTGGCGGGTCTCCAGGGGCTCATCGGGGTCGAAGAGGTCGAAGAGCCGCTCGGCGGTCGACTCGGGGTCGGCGCCGCCGAGGAGTTCCAGGTCGATGGGCTCGTAGCGGTCGCCGCGCAGCGCCGCCTCGTCCAGCACCACGGTGTCGACCTGGCCCAGCCGCCGCAGACTGCTGCGGTCCATGGCGAGGACGCCGCGCAGGGCGAGAAACTGGCCGAGGCTGGTCGCGAACCCCTCCCGGCCGGCCCCCGGCGCCCTGGGCACGGACGAGAACGCGACCGCGAATCCGCGACGCGGACCGGCGAACGGGGCCGCGAGGACGCCGGCCGCGGCCCCGGCGGCCATGGAGCGCTCCGCGAAGCGCTCCATGGTGTCCTTGGGAGGCTTTCCGGGCCGCTCGACCACGATCGGCTCGGCCACCACGTCCTGGGGGCCGTGCACCAGCTGTGGCTCCATCGCCGCCCAGGCCCGGCCCTCCGCCTCCGCCTCCCGCCACAGGGCCGCCCGCTGGACGAGGTCGAGCGCGAGCCCGCCGCCCCGGGTGGCCACGCCCTGGGTCAGCGCGGTCAGCACCGGCAATGCCGCCTCGGTGGGCTGCCCGCGGGTGATGGCCAGGGCCAGCCGCCGCAGGCGGGGGTGGTGCTGGATGATGGACAGGGCCGCGGCCACCTCGTTCGGCAGTTTGAGCCACGGGGTGAGACGCAGGGCGGTGGCCACGCCCAGCCCCACGACGTCCGCCGCCACGACGGCCAGCGACTGGGCGTCCTTCGCACCGCCGGAGGGATGGCGCGGCTCCGGGGCCCACTCGTCGAACTCCTCGGTGGGCGCGACGGGCTCCTGGACCTCCGCGCGCTCGATCCGTGCGATCAGGTCCTGCTCGGACGGGGGCGGCTTGCCCACGGCCACCACGACCCGCTCGGAGGGCGCGTTGACCCGTGCCCATTGCACCCGCGGATGCTCCTCGAGGGCCCGTTCCACCCGCCGGGCCACCTGCTCGCCCCCGATCCCGTGCACCCCGCGGACCTCGATGTAGTACCGCCCCGGGTAGGACCAGATCCCGCGTTGGGAGGGCCGGACCAGCCGCCCGACGGCTCCGGCGGCATCCCGCACACCCGCGGCCACACCGGCCTTGACGGGCGCGAGGAGCTGCAGGGGTGGCAGGGGCAGCAGCTTCAGCGTCGCCAGGGACAGATGCAGCGGTGACAGCGGTGACATCGAGGGAACCTCCGCTCCCCGGGCGGCCTGCCCGGTTCATCCCTATTACCCTTAAATAGGAAGAAGATTCAATTCGTCATCACCGTGTGGACGTGAGACCAGTGACCACTCCCGCTACTTCACGCAAGCGCAGCTCCTCGACAGCCGCGAAGAAGACGGCACCGGGGCGCGGCGGCAAGTCGACGAAGTCCCAGGCCGCGGCAGCCACGTCGGCCACGTCGAAGTCTTCGCAGCCGAAGAAGGCGACGAAGACCACCAGGCCATCGAAGACCACGCAGCGACAGCGGACGGCGAAGGCCGCCAAGGGCACCAAGGGCGCCATGGAGACGTCGCGCAGTGACGGCAGGCGCAGCCTGACCCTCACGATGCCCACGTTCGACACCATGGGCCACGCCACGAAGGAAACCCTCGGCACCGTCGGTCAGGCCACCAGAGGCACCCTCGACACCGTCGGTCAGGCCACCAGGGGCACCCTCGACACCATGGGTCACGCCACGAAGGAGACCTTCGACACAGTCGGCCACGCCACCACCCGTGCGACCGGGGGCGCGGCGAGGGCGGCCCTGAAGCCGGTCGAGATGGCCCGCCGGGTACTGCCCGCCAAGGGCGGACTCCCGCTGTACGTGGGGCTCGGCGCACTGGGTGCCGTGGAGGTCATCGAATGGCCGGTGGCCGTCGGCATCGGGGTAGGTTATGCGGTGCTGCGCAAGGGCGGCATCATGGCCCCGCCGGCCGAGAAGGGCACCGAAGGCCGCAGCAAGGGCCGCTCGAAGAGCAGCCGCTCGGGGAGTCGCGCCAATTCGAAGAGCAGCCGCTCGGGGAGTCGCGCCAAGACGCGCAAGTCGGCCAAGGCCGCGGCGTAGCGCTCCCACCAGCGGCTCCCGCCTCCCGCCGGTTCCATCAGCAAAGCGGGCAGAAAGCGGGCACGACTCTGTTGAAAACGGGCACCCCACAGTCACTGTAGCGTTGGTATACACCAGGAAGCGGATCTAACACCCGTCACTGAATTCCC is from Streptomyces hygroscopicus and encodes:
- a CDS encoding RNA polymerase sigma70 factor, yielding MSDVAAVDGATGVELQLEPYRTQLTGYCYRMLGSAFEAEDAVQETMVRAWRGLDRFEGRSALRSWLYRIATNVCLDMLNGSKRRARPMDLTSAATPFPAALAEQPEATWIGPVPDGQVLPAGGDPAEVAAQRDAVRLAFIAALQHLAPRQRAVLILREVLAWKASEVAELLGTTVASVNSALQRARATLAASELSDSDPVKPLDEEQRALLARYVDAFERYDLDSLTALLHEDATLSMPPYELWLRGHEDIRQWLLGHGIGCRGSRLVPTVANGLPAFGQYRPSGADGGHEAWALQVLEISGGRITGLNSFLDTKRLFPLFGLPARLEPQGVA
- a CDS encoding haloacid dehalogenase — protein: MSPLSPLHLSLATLKLLPLPPLQLLAPVKAGVAAGVRDAAGAVGRLVRPSQRGIWSYPGRYYIEVRGVHGIGGEQVARRVERALEEHPRVQWARVNAPSERVVVAVGKPPPSEQDLIARIERAEVQEPVAPTEEFDEWAPEPRHPSGGAKDAQSLAVVAADVVGLGVATALRLTPWLKLPNEVAAALSIIQHHPRLRRLALAITRGQPTEAALPVLTALTQGVATRGGGLALDLVQRAALWREAEAEGRAWAAMEPQLVHGPQDVVAEPIVVERPGKPPKDTMERFAERSMAAGAAAGVLAAPFAGPRRGFAVAFSSVPRAPGAGREGFATSLGQFLALRGVLAMDRSSLRRLGQVDTVVLDEAALRGDRYEPIDLELLGGADPESTAERLFDLFDPDEPLETRHDDGWVLGSLDRLELTGRTGQQTAARLRRRGSERVLGLARGSTLQAVVGLAPQTVPGAEAVAAAARRAGSRIVLATDRPHPTGFTFADAVVPSGRRLVASVRSLQADGAVVLLLSGNRRALGAADCGVGVHRDGEPPAWGAHLLVGADLESAGLIVDAVGVAARVDRESALLSGGGSAVGAVAALQAAPNQATARAAAAGTTAGTLAFALGHWRARQLLARPMDPPVTTTPWHLMPVPRVLERLEADHDGLTPEEATARTALGPRRGEPTRTTLPAAFIEELANPLTPVLAAGAALAAAVGSRTDAALVAAITGISALVGGFQRVRTERALAELFARSAIGARVRRGGTERLVTAGDLVPGDIVMLGPEDVVPADCRLLEGEGLEVDESSLTGESLPVSKDPAPVVGAHITQRRSMLYEGTTVSAGRAVAVVVATGPATEVGRSLATARQAAPVTGVEARLTSLTRSSVPIALGSAAAVAGAGLLHGLPLTENLASAVNLAVASVPEGLPFLVNAAQLAAARRLADLGALVRNPRTIEALGRADVLCFDKTGTLTEGNLQLAAVSDSGGPLPADRLDAPRKAVLAAALRATPPARQSEPMAHQTDRAVSVGARRAGVGVRRGAPRWRRTDALPFEPSRAYHATTGRTVHGPLLSVKGAPEGVLDRVARRRTPGTGQATELDAEGIRKLGETAEELAGAGRRVLAVAERRMREGEELSDEAVRDLDFLGFIAIADPVRTSAAPALARLRESGVQTMMLTGDHPATADAIAAPIMDLPEPKVCTGPELDEMDDAELDELLPTVDVIARCSPHHKVRIVQAYQRLGRVVAMTGDGANDAPAIRLADVGIALGRRGTPAATAAADLVVTDDRLETIVSALMEGRAMWASVRAALAILIGGNFGEVTFSVATSALTGTTPLSARQIMLVNLLTDLAPALAIAVREPTGHTGERLLKEGPSRSLGAALTKEMLLRGVITAAGAGLAWTGARVTGRRRRAGTVALAALVGTQLAQTLTTGGLDRHVLVAGLGSAAVLAAIIQTPGVSQFFDCTPLGPVAWAITLGSITAATLFGPILAPLLRLDSTPLETDQAEGSAESADAADGAEVAAASR